One window of the Salvelinus alpinus chromosome 13, SLU_Salpinus.1, whole genome shotgun sequence genome contains the following:
- the LOC139536694 gene encoding exocyst complex component 3-like, translating to MSTNESQLLAVIAAAIHSQLDKVRSSLRQLHNALGDGKDIQNSLTEVSNDWRKSINTIEILKDVKYAGMQHSQLASEVKKHEEYMFSA from the exons ATGTCCACCAATGAATCCCAGCTGTTAGCTGTCATAGCA GCTGCAATCCATTCCCAGTTAGACAAGGTCCGTTCAAGCCTCCGTCAGCTCCACAATGCCCTGGGGGACGGGAAGGACATCCAGAACTCCCTGACAGAAGTCAGCAATGACTGGAGGAAAAGCATCAACACCATTGAGATCCTGAAGGATGTAAAATATGCTGGGATGCAACACAGTCAGCTAGCCTCAGAAGTGAAGAAACATGAAGAATATATGTTCAG TGCCTGA